One part of the Sphingobium yanoikuyae genome encodes these proteins:
- a CDS encoding DUF6504 family protein encodes MRRVVSLFLPRWSTDRIRRKAGRPPEGGAPPLVTAHADHGRRLIAAVDEEARRLGIAVGMTVTRARSLAPDLDVVDADPEGDLEGLRRLALWAGKRYSPIVAPDPSDGLWIDITGCAHLFEGEVPLLKDMMRRVSGSGLACQVAVADTPGCAHAVARFVPSGRPNIIEPGATRAALSIMPVSALRIEPGAASELRRMGFERIEQLIAAPRAPLAKRFGRQLYKRLDQALGQVPEPIDPIYRASLPRVRRSLLEPIGTADAIAQVIADLCTDLARLLLRAGTGARRLDLHFERVDGARLAVRVGTASPSRDVRHLAKLLSQKIETIDPGMGIEAMALVASLTQPMAAAQVGSVLAGEDRGPDLTAIVDALANRFGARSLYRSAPRASSMPEREVGHVAPLSSAGGAGWADDLPRPARMLVPPEPVDVMAMLPDHPPAMFVWRGRRHRIAQADGPERLHGEWWREGGHEADTPYAVRDYFQVETSSGARYWLFRMGDGEQASTGPMRWFIHGAFA; translated from the coding sequence ATGAGACGGGTTGTCTCGCTGTTCCTGCCGCGCTGGTCGACGGATCGTATCCGTCGCAAAGCCGGCAGGCCGCCTGAAGGCGGCGCACCGCCCCTCGTCACCGCCCATGCCGACCATGGCCGCCGCCTGATCGCGGCCGTGGACGAGGAGGCGCGCCGGCTTGGCATAGCCGTCGGCATGACGGTAACGCGCGCCCGGTCGCTGGCGCCGGACCTGGACGTCGTGGATGCCGATCCCGAGGGCGATCTTGAGGGCCTGCGCCGGCTCGCTCTGTGGGCAGGAAAGCGCTATTCTCCGATCGTCGCGCCCGATCCATCTGATGGCCTGTGGATCGATATTACCGGCTGCGCCCATCTTTTCGAGGGTGAAGTGCCACTCCTCAAGGACATGATGCGCCGGGTCAGTGGCTCGGGCCTCGCCTGCCAGGTCGCGGTCGCCGACACGCCCGGTTGCGCCCATGCGGTGGCACGGTTTGTGCCATCAGGACGGCCGAACATCATCGAGCCCGGCGCCACGCGCGCCGCGCTCTCGATCATGCCGGTGTCGGCGCTGCGCATCGAGCCGGGCGCCGCGAGCGAACTGCGCCGCATGGGGTTCGAGCGCATCGAGCAGCTGATCGCCGCGCCGCGTGCGCCCCTCGCCAAGCGGTTCGGCCGGCAGCTCTACAAACGGCTCGACCAGGCCCTGGGCCAGGTGCCCGAACCCATCGATCCGATCTACCGCGCCAGCTTGCCGCGCGTGCGGCGCAGCCTGCTCGAGCCGATCGGTACCGCCGATGCCATCGCCCAGGTCATCGCGGACCTCTGCACCGATCTTGCCCGCCTCCTGCTGCGCGCGGGGACAGGCGCGCGCCGGCTCGACCTTCATTTCGAGCGGGTCGATGGCGCCCGACTGGCCGTGCGGGTCGGGACTGCTTCCCCCTCGCGCGATGTGCGTCATTTGGCAAAGCTGCTCTCCCAGAAGATCGAGACGATTGATCCGGGCATGGGGATCGAGGCGATGGCGCTGGTCGCGTCGCTCACCCAGCCCATGGCGGCCGCGCAGGTCGGGAGCGTTCTGGCTGGCGAGGATCGCGGGCCGGATCTCACCGCGATCGTCGATGCGCTCGCCAATCGCTTTGGCGCGCGCAGCCTCTATCGCTCGGCGCCGCGCGCGAGCAGCATGCCCGAACGCGAAGTCGGACATGTTGCGCCGCTGTCATCGGCCGGCGGCGCTGGCTGGGCCGATGATCTTCCCCGGCCTGCCCGCATGCTGGTCCCGCCAGAGCCGGTCGATGTGATGGCGATGCTGCCCGATCATCCGCCTGCCATGTTCGTCTGGCGGGGGCGGCGCCATCGGATCGCCCAGGCCGATGGGCCAGAGCGCCTGCATGGCGAATGGTGGCGAGAGGGCGGCCATGAGGCAGACACACCCTATGCCGTGCGCGATTATTTCCAGGTCGAGACGTCAAGCGGCGCGCGCTACTGGCTGTTCCGCATGGGCGATGGCGAACAGGCGTCCACCGGACCGATGCGCTGGTTCATCCACGGGGCCTTTGCATGA
- a CDS encoding SOS response-associated peptidase family protein, producing the protein MSRLHCARASIAEIAAHFGIDSLPSITVPEETVEGLPGLVVFEKSGRRLLRSMTWGFLRLTKDMRARGEEAGRIGLVADLTNPMWEEMVVDPRYRCLIVLTHFANPDGVPGARTRTWFSVKRQPIIAWAGFCRNLLSEGPVYAGMTMEANAAIPPTNDRMPVLLDPHDYDAWLRGGIQDVIRFQFRPPFAAERMNVQRTEDSWRSKAPPPGTQAQALLL; encoded by the coding sequence ATGTCACGGCTGCATTGCGCGCGGGCGAGCATCGCCGAGATCGCGGCGCATTTCGGGATCGATTCCTTGCCCTCGATCACGGTGCCCGAGGAGACAGTCGAAGGGCTGCCGGGGCTGGTTGTCTTCGAGAAGAGCGGCCGGCGCCTCTTGCGGTCCATGACATGGGGTTTTCTGCGCCTGACCAAGGATATGCGCGCGCGCGGCGAAGAAGCGGGGCGTATCGGCCTTGTCGCAGATCTCACCAACCCAATGTGGGAGGAGATGGTGGTCGATCCGCGCTATCGCTGCCTTATCGTGCTCACCCATTTTGCCAATCCCGATGGCGTGCCCGGTGCCAGGACCAGGACCTGGTTTTCGGTGAAGCGCCAGCCGATCATCGCCTGGGCCGGCTTCTGCCGAAACCTGCTGAGCGAGGGGCCGGTCTATGCCGGCATGACGATGGAGGCCAATGCCGCGATCCCGCCGACCAATGACCGAATGCCGGTGCTGCTCGACCCCCATGACTATGACGCCTGGCTGCGTGGCGGTATCCAGGATGTGATCCGGTTTCAGTTCCGGCCACCTTTTGCAGCCGAGCGAATGAACGTGCAGCGAACCGAGGATAGCTGGCGC
- a CDS encoding error-prone DNA polymerase, which yields MMAEHDLADELEGARYVELQVTTHFSFLRGASSPEELFSAAALLGLPALGITDRNSLAGAVRAWDAQKVTGCRAIIGCRLDLVCGTSLLVYPTDREAYSRLCRLLSIGKARGGKGSCHLDWSDVADWVEGVIGILVPDRADAACEEALDRLGSIFGPHAYLALSIRRRPRDATRLRDLARLAARAGVQTVATGDILYHAPERRLLQDVVSCIREKCTVDTLGQRRERFADRHLKSIAEMERLFTRYLGDLTPLRRSVEIARACHFDLGQLTYTYPDEIGESGLTPQQELERLTWTKAPGRYPHGVPDNVREQLSHELRLIGDLAYAPYFLTVHSIVQFARSKDILCQGRGSAANSAVCFVLGITSIDPVKSELLFERFVSAERREPPDIDVDFEHERREEVIQWIYETYGRERSALTAVISRFRARGAVREVGKALGLSEDMLSGLSSQVWGWARDGVEAKHAQELNLDTSDKRLALTLELARTLINTPRHTSQHPGGFVLTLERLDELVPIEPAAMADRQIIEWDKDDIDALGFMKVDVLGLGMLGCMRRAFALLEDDKGIVMDLASIPHDDPETFAMIRKADTLGVFQIESRAQMAMLPRIKPTKFYDLVVEVAIVRPGPIQGDMVHPYLRRREGKEAISYPTEELRRVLEKTLGVPLFQEQAMRVAIECAGFTPSEADLLRRAMATFKLTGGVSHFRDKLINGMIARGYQRDFAEQTFKQIEGFGSYGFPESHAASFALIAYASSWMKCHHPDVFCAALLNAQPMGFYAPAQIVRDARQHGVEVRPIDVNHSRWDCTLEPTQGRYHALRIGLRYARELKNADGAAIVLARGNEPYASVEEIQRRAGVSGRALDRIGHAGGFGSLALSRRAGLWEVKGLGEEALPLFAAADARAGKLRPEAIEPEVALPQMGEGEEVVEDYRAIGLSLRAHPLAFLRDELARRKMVTCAALRDIRDGRWVNLAGLVLLRQKPGSAKGTMFITLEDETDVANLVVWPNLFEKHRRVVLGASMMGVRGQVQKEGEVIHLIAQRLDDLSPLLASVGQRADVASIYQVSRADIVRSAMAPDPRDAANRPLGRGARDLYDPDLRLGSGIIPGQPTEGIKVKTRDFR from the coding sequence ATGATGGCCGAGCATGATCTCGCAGACGAGCTTGAGGGCGCCCGCTATGTCGAGCTGCAGGTCACCACCCATTTCTCCTTCCTGCGTGGCGCTTCCAGCCCCGAAGAGCTGTTCTCGGCCGCTGCACTGCTCGGCCTGCCAGCCCTTGGCATCACCGATCGCAACAGTCTGGCCGGCGCCGTGCGAGCCTGGGACGCGCAGAAGGTTACCGGCTGCCGGGCGATCATCGGCTGCCGCCTGGACCTTGTCTGCGGCACGTCCCTGCTCGTCTATCCCACGGACCGGGAGGCCTATTCACGGCTTTGCCGACTTTTGAGCATCGGCAAGGCCCGTGGCGGCAAGGGCAGCTGCCATCTCGACTGGTCGGACGTGGCGGACTGGGTGGAAGGGGTGATCGGCATCCTGGTGCCCGATCGCGCCGATGCGGCGTGCGAGGAGGCGCTCGACCGGCTTGGCTCGATCTTCGGTCCCCACGCCTATCTCGCCCTCTCGATCCGGCGCCGGCCGCGCGATGCCACCCGACTGCGCGACCTTGCCCGCCTCGCCGCGCGCGCCGGGGTCCAGACCGTCGCCACCGGCGACATTCTCTACCATGCGCCCGAGCGGCGGCTGCTGCAGGATGTGGTGAGCTGCATCCGCGAGAAATGCACGGTCGATACGCTGGGCCAGCGCCGCGAGCGTTTTGCCGACCGGCATCTCAAATCCATCGCGGAAATGGAGCGGCTCTTCACCCGCTATCTGGGCGACCTGACGCCGCTCCGCCGCAGCGTCGAGATTGCGCGGGCCTGCCACTTCGACCTTGGTCAGCTCACCTACACCTATCCCGACGAGATCGGAGAAAGCGGCCTTACCCCGCAGCAGGAACTCGAGCGCCTCACCTGGACCAAGGCGCCGGGCCGCTATCCTCATGGGGTGCCCGACAATGTCCGCGAGCAGCTTTCCCATGAGCTTCGGCTGATCGGTGATCTGGCCTATGCGCCCTATTTCCTCACCGTCCATTCGATCGTCCAGTTTGCACGCTCGAAGGATATTCTCTGCCAGGGGCGCGGCAGCGCCGCCAATTCGGCGGTCTGCTTTGTGCTCGGCATCACCTCGATCGATCCGGTCAAATCCGAACTGCTCTTCGAGCGCTTCGTCTCGGCCGAGCGGCGCGAGCCGCCCGATATCGACGTCGATTTCGAGCATGAGCGGCGTGAGGAAGTGATCCAGTGGATTTATGAAACCTATGGCCGCGAACGTTCGGCGCTGACCGCCGTCATCTCCCGCTTTCGCGCGCGCGGCGCCGTGCGCGAGGTCGGCAAAGCGCTGGGGCTCAGCGAAGACATGCTGTCGGGCCTTTCAAGTCAGGTCTGGGGCTGGGCCCGCGACGGCGTCGAGGCGAAACATGCGCAGGAGCTAAATCTCGACACGAGCGACAAGCGCCTGGCGCTGACGCTCGAGCTCGCCCGCACCCTCATCAATACGCCGCGGCACACGTCCCAGCATCCCGGCGGCTTCGTGCTGACGCTTGAGCGTCTCGACGAACTGGTGCCGATCGAGCCCGCCGCCATGGCCGATCGCCAGATCATCGAATGGGACAAGGATGATATCGATGCGCTCGGCTTCATGAAGGTCGATGTGCTGGGTCTAGGCATGCTGGGCTGCATGCGCCGCGCCTTTGCTCTCCTCGAGGATGACAAGGGGATCGTCATGGACCTGGCCTCCATTCCCCATGATGATCCGGAAACCTTTGCGATGATCCGCAAGGCCGATACGCTGGGCGTCTTCCAGATCGAGAGCCGGGCGCAGATGGCGATGCTGCCGCGGATCAAGCCCACCAAATTCTATGACCTGGTGGTCGAGGTGGCGATTGTGCGCCCGGGCCCGATCCAGGGCGACATGGTCCATCCATACCTGCGTCGCCGCGAGGGAAAGGAAGCGATCAGCTATCCGACCGAAGAACTGCGCCGGGTGCTGGAAAAGACCCTGGGCGTGCCCCTTTTCCAGGAACAGGCGATGCGCGTCGCGATCGAATGCGCGGGCTTCACGCCGTCGGAGGCCGATCTGCTGCGCCGGGCGATGGCGACCTTCAAGCTGACCGGCGGGGTCTCCCATTTCCGCGACAAGCTCATCAACGGCATGATCGCGCGCGGCTATCAGCGCGACTTTGCCGAACAGACCTTCAAGCAGATCGAGGGCTTTGGCTCCTACGGCTTTCCCGAAAGCCACGCCGCATCCTTCGCGCTCATCGCCTATGCCTCTTCCTGGATGAAATGCCATCATCCCGACGTCTTCTGCGCAGCGCTCCTCAACGCCCAGCCCATGGGCTTTTATGCGCCCGCCCAGATCGTCCGCGACGCGCGCCAGCATGGGGTCGAGGTCCGCCCCATCGACGTCAATCACAGCCGCTGGGACTGCACGCTCGAGCCGACCCAAGGCCGCTATCATGCGTTAAGGATCGGGCTGCGTTATGCGCGCGAGCTCAAAAATGCAGATGGCGCCGCGATCGTCCTGGCCCGTGGCAACGAACCCTATGCCAGTGTCGAGGAAATCCAGCGCCGCGCCGGCGTCAGCGGCCGCGCGCTAGACCGGATCGGCCATGCCGGTGGCTTTGGTTCGCTGGCGCTCTCGCGCCGCGCCGGCCTCTGGGAGGTGAAGGGTCTTGGCGAAGAAGCCTTGCCGCTCTTTGCCGCCGCTGACGCAAGGGCGGGCAAGCTTCGCCCCGAAGCGATCGAGCCGGAGGTGGCGCTCCCGCAGATGGGCGAAGGCGAAGAGGTGGTGGAGGATTATCGCGCGATCGGACTTTCGCTGCGCGCCCATCCGCTCGCCTTTCTGCGCGACGAACTGGCGCGCCGGAAGATGGTGACCTGCGCCGCGCTCAGGGACATTCGCGACGGGCGCTGGGTCAATCTCGCCGGTCTCGTTCTCCTGCGCCAGAAGCCGGGCTCCGCCAAAGGCACCATGTTCATCACGCTCGAGGATGAGACCGATGTCGCCAATCTCGTCGTCTGGCCCAATCTCTTCGAGAAGCATCGCCGCGTGGTGCTGGGCGCCTCGATGATGGGCGTGCGCGGTCAGGTCCAGAAGGAGGGCGAGGTCATCCATCTCATCGCCCAGCGGCTCGACGATCTCTCGCCTCTCCTCGCCAGCGTCGGCCAGCGGGCGGATGTCGCCAGCATCTATCAGGTCAGCCGCGCCGATATCGTCAGAAGCGCCATGGCTCCCGATCCCCGCGATGCGGCGAACAGGCCGCTCGGGCGCGGGGCCCGCGATCTTTACGATCCCGATCTGCGCCTTGGCTCGGGCATCATTCCGGGCCAGCCGACAGAGGGCATCAAGGTCAAGACACGGGATTTTCGCTGA
- a CDS encoding 2Fe-2S iron-sulfur cluster-binding protein, giving the protein MSILVNGALAECPGDPRVSLLDFLRENQGFTGSKKGCNQGACGACTVLANGERILSCLALAVQYEGQEIITIEGLGTADNLHPLQQAFVEHDGFQCGYCTPGQICSAVGMAAELQRGVPSHVTHALDTDSIGMTRDEVRERMSGNLCRCGAHNGIVDAILETFAEVTE; this is encoded by the coding sequence ATGAGCATCCTTGTAAATGGCGCCTTGGCCGAGTGTCCTGGAGACCCTCGTGTTTCCCTCCTCGACTTTCTGCGGGAGAATCAGGGCTTCACCGGATCGAAGAAAGGCTGCAATCAAGGAGCATGTGGCGCCTGCACCGTGCTGGCAAATGGGGAGCGGATCCTCTCCTGTCTCGCGCTCGCCGTTCAATATGAGGGGCAGGAGATCATCACGATCGAAGGCTTGGGAACGGCCGACAATCTGCACCCGCTTCAGCAGGCCTTTGTCGAGCATGACGGTTTCCAATGCGGCTATTGCACGCCGGGACAGATATGCTCTGCAGTCGGGATGGCCGCCGAACTGCAACGCGGCGTTCCCAGTCACGTAACGCACGCGCTCGACACCGACAGCATAGGGATGACGCGCGACGAGGTTCGTGAGCGGATGAGCGGCAACCTGTGCCGCTGCGGCGCGCATAATGGCATCGTCGATGCGATCCTCGAGACGTTTGCGGAGGTCACCGAATGA
- a CDS encoding DUF5818 domain-containing protein yields the protein MPLGTRHELIGILLGGDPYTVLRVADGGEWRLDCPRSCRHLIGQKVRVVGTRSDFDMLDVERIEPA from the coding sequence ATGCCACTCGGCACGCGGCACGAACTGATCGGCATCCTGCTTGGCGGCGATCCCTATACCGTGCTGCGTGTCGCTGATGGCGGGGAATGGCGGCTCGATTGCCCCAGATCCTGCCGGCATCTTATTGGCCAGAAGGTCCGGGTCGTGGGAACGAGATCCGATTTCGACATGCTCGATGTCGAGCGGATCGAACCCGCCTGA
- a CDS encoding FAD binding domain-containing protein, whose translation MIPFTYHRAANADEALRQAGNGVRYLGGGTNLVDLMRENIERPSTLIDVTGLDTGIVEQSDGGMLIGAAARNTAVAEHRAIRERYPLLSRAIVAGASAQIRNMATVAGNILQRTRCLYFYDQDGTQCNKRIPGSGCDAIGGFTRNHAILGASDHCIATHPSDMCVALAALDAAVHVRGPDGERRIAFADIHRLPGERPDIDTNLQQGELITAIELPAVPSTARSTYRKVRDRASYAFALVSVAAVLDVEQGHVRDVRLALGGVAHKPWRAARAEALLRGSPATVDAFIKAASEELSHARPLRDNGFKVALAQRTMVAVLTQLMEDMA comes from the coding sequence ATGATCCCCTTTACCTATCATCGCGCCGCCAACGCCGACGAGGCGCTGCGACAGGCCGGTAACGGTGTCCGCTATCTTGGCGGAGGAACAAACCTCGTCGATCTCATGCGGGAAAATATCGAGCGTCCATCGACCTTGATCGATGTGACAGGTCTCGACACGGGCATAGTCGAGCAATCCGATGGCGGCATGCTGATCGGCGCTGCGGCGCGCAACACTGCGGTGGCCGAACATCGCGCCATCCGCGAACGATATCCCCTTCTTTCCCGCGCGATCGTCGCCGGAGCCAGCGCGCAGATCCGCAATATGGCGACCGTCGCCGGCAACATCCTGCAGCGCACCCGGTGCCTCTATTTCTACGACCAGGATGGCACGCAATGTAACAAGCGCATCCCAGGAAGCGGCTGCGATGCGATTGGCGGCTTCACCAGAAATCATGCGATTCTTGGCGCGTCCGATCATTGTATCGCCACCCATCCATCGGACATGTGCGTGGCCTTGGCTGCGCTAGACGCCGCTGTGCATGTGCGAGGACCCGACGGCGAAAGAAGGATTGCGTTCGCTGACATTCATCGCTTGCCCGGCGAGCGACCCGATATCGACACCAATCTGCAGCAGGGCGAACTCATCACCGCAATCGAACTGCCAGCCGTGCCATCCACTGCGCGCTCAACCTACCGCAAGGTCCGTGATCGGGCGAGCTATGCGTTCGCGCTGGTGTCCGTCGCGGCCGTCCTCGATGTGGAACAGGGGCATGTGCGGGACGTCCGGCTGGCGCTCGGCGGCGTTGCCCATAAGCCGTGGCGTGCAGCCAGAGCGGAAGCGCTTTTGCGTGGATCACCTGCAACGGTGGATGCCTTCATCAAGGCAGCCTCGGAAGAACTGTCCCATGCCCGGCCGCTCCGGGACAATGGCTTCAAGGTCGCGCTCGCGCAGCGGACGATGGTCGCTGTACTCACGCAGTTGATGGAGGACATGGCATGA
- a CDS encoding ImuA family protein yields the protein MSRTAILDELRARIAQVEAVGGRHPVLPFGIDAIDHHLPGGGIATGALHEVAGSPDLADDAAATIFLAGILARSRGQIIWCLHWRDLFSPALHLAGLHPDRVIFVEAGNDTNVLIAMEECLRHPGLGGVVGELRKMSLTASRRLQLAAEQSGVLAMVFRRAMPPESQAEGSAALTRWRVRAVPSPALGFPGLARPRWSLALERARGTEPQIWTVEGSDETGCLAVPAALVDGSYPSQSRQAA from the coding sequence ATGTCCAGAACCGCCATCCTCGACGAACTGCGCGCGCGCATCGCGCAGGTCGAAGCTGTGGGCGGTCGGCACCCGGTGCTGCCCTTCGGTATCGACGCCATCGACCATCATCTGCCGGGTGGCGGTATCGCGACCGGCGCTCTCCATGAGGTGGCGGGAAGTCCCGATCTCGCCGATGATGCGGCCGCCACCATCTTCCTGGCCGGCATTCTCGCGCGGTCGCGGGGCCAGATCATCTGGTGCCTCCACTGGCGCGACCTGTTTTCGCCGGCCCTGCATCTCGCCGGGCTCCACCCCGATCGGGTCATCTTTGTGGAAGCGGGCAATGACACCAATGTCCTCATCGCGATGGAGGAATGCCTGCGTCACCCCGGCCTTGGTGGTGTCGTCGGGGAACTGCGGAAAATGTCGCTGACCGCTTCGCGCCGGCTGCAGCTGGCAGCCGAACAATCGGGCGTGCTGGCCATGGTTTTTCGCCGCGCCATGCCCCCGGAAAGCCAGGCCGAGGGCAGCGCCGCGCTGACCCGCTGGCGGGTGCGGGCCGTGCCCAGCCCGGCGCTGGGCTTTCCCGGTCTCGCGCGTCCGCGCTGGTCGCTGGCGCTTGAGCGCGCGCGCGGCACCGAACCCCAAATCTGGACCGTAGAGGGAAGCGATGAGACGGGTTGTCTCGCTGTTCCTGCCGCGCTGGTCGACGGATCGTATCCGTCGCAAAGCCGGCAGGCCGCCTGA
- a CDS encoding S1/P1 nuclease: protein MRKLILPLILLSITSPAFAWGPIGHRVTGAIADRNLSGVARANVQLLLGDEDLAQAATWPDDMKSDPADFWQKQASPWHYVTVREGDAYTSADAPPEGDAMSALARFTATLRDPAASMDDKRLALRFVVHIIGDLHQPLHAGGGNDRGGNDMKVSWFGRSTNLHSVWDSAMIEQRSLSYSELADWLARAITPQQIIAWNVRDPGTWIRESIALRKTIYPTDTSLSWDYAYQHRVELDDRLKRGGIRIAAYLNWVFENPQDQNPSQAQTPRKPARHK, encoded by the coding sequence ATGCGCAAACTCATTCTACCTCTAATCCTTCTCTCGATCACCTCGCCGGCTTTTGCCTGGGGGCCCATCGGCCACCGCGTCACCGGTGCCATTGCCGACCGGAACCTGAGCGGCGTGGCCCGCGCCAATGTCCAGCTTCTCCTGGGGGACGAAGATCTGGCACAGGCGGCGACCTGGCCGGACGACATGAAATCCGACCCCGCCGATTTCTGGCAGAAGCAGGCCAGCCCATGGCATTATGTGACCGTGCGCGAGGGCGACGCCTATACGAGCGCCGACGCGCCGCCCGAAGGCGACGCGATGAGCGCGCTTGCCCGCTTCACCGCGACGCTGCGTGATCCTGCGGCCTCAATGGACGACAAGCGCCTGGCCCTGCGCTTTGTCGTCCATATTATCGGCGACCTGCATCAGCCACTTCATGCCGGCGGCGGCAACGACCGGGGTGGCAATGACATGAAGGTGAGCTGGTTCGGTCGCTCGACCAATCTCCATTCGGTCTGGGACAGTGCGATGATCGAACAGCGATCGCTCTCCTATTCCGAACTCGCCGACTGGCTGGCGCGCGCGATCACGCCGCAGCAGATCATCGCCTGGAATGTTCGCGATCCAGGCACCTGGATCCGCGAGAGCATCGCGCTGCGCAAGACGATCTATCCCACCGATACCAGCCTGTCCTGGGACTATGCCTATCAGCACCGGGTCGAGCTTGATGATCGGCTCAAGCGCGGTGGTATCCGCATCGCCGCCTATCTCAACTGGGTGTTCGAGAATCCGCAGGACCAGAACCCGTCCCAGGCTCAAACTCCCCGCAAGCCCGCAAGGCACAAATGA